The Myxocyprinus asiaticus isolate MX2 ecotype Aquarium Trade chromosome 26, UBuf_Myxa_2, whole genome shotgun sequence genome has a window encoding:
- the LOC127416970 gene encoding neuropilin and tolloid-like protein 2: MHEVLVLLILIEEGFALAQKTQALPHNVAVEDKKPAHCGTLIQTANGGSFSSPNYPKTYPPNKECVYILEAHPRKRIKLEFDDIYYIEPSFECRFDNIEIRDGPFVFSPLINRFCGAQSPGLVTSSGRFMWIRFTSDEELEGLGFRVEYSFTADPDFHLHVGGLLNPIPDCQFEMSGSDGIIRSSQVEEENKVKSGDAVDCIWTIRAPPMSKIYLRFLEYQLENSNECKKNFVAIYEGSNAIEDLKAKFCSTVAIDVTVDNAVGVVRMWADETSRLSRFRMLFTVFAEPPCLANTFFCHSNMCINNTLVCNGVQNCVFPWDENNCKEKKSKGFFLQMSKTHVTVIGIASGVVCLLLIISVVIQMKQPRKKVLNRKSLFGATEMLEVLEPPQYELFSMREAELPEELTEELESLQKLRRSSSTSRCVHEHHCGMQGNTSIRAHNLLQASEELSGVVGARGWGSLHGRRSSSLAHAFTRGPHTHAYSAQSLGEALEDREMSLQGRMMEEIGYSDGYNRGGRVIMVRNHANPVQQRSLSMDF, encoded by the exons CATTGCCTCACAATGTGGCTGTTGAGGATAAGAAACCCGCTCACTGTGGAACTTTGATCCAGACTGCGAATGGAGGGTCATTCAGTTCTCCAAACTACCCTAAGACCTACCCACCTAATAAGGAGTGTGTGTACATACTGGAGG CCCACCCACGGAAGAGAATCAAGCTCGAGTTTGATGACATCTACTACATCGAACCGTCCTTTGAGTGTCGGTTTGACAACATTGAAATTCGCGACGGGCCGTTTGTATTCTCTCCGTTGATTAATCGTTTCTGCGGGGCACAGAGTCCAGGACTGGTCACCTCTTCTGGACGTTTCATGTGGATCAGGTTTACCAGTGATGAGGAGTTGGAAGGACTGGGCTTCAGGGTGGAGTACTCATTTACTGCAG ACCCTGATTTTCATCTCCATGTCGGAGGACTTTTGAATCCCATTCCAG ACTGTCAGTTTGAAATGTCTGGATCAGATGGTATAATCAGGTCTAGTCAAGTTGAGGAGGAAAACAAGGTGAAATCAGGTGACGCAGTAGATTGTATATGGACCATACGAGCTCCACCAATGTCAAAG atcTATCTGCGCTTCCTGGAATATCAGTTGGAGAACTCAAATGAGTGTAAAAAAAACTTTGTCGCGATCTACGAAGGCAGCAATGCCATTGAAGACCTTAAGGCCAAGTTCTGTAGCACTGTTGCTATTGACGTCACGGTTGACAACGCTGTGGGCGTGGTTCGAATGTGGGCTGATGAGACCAGCAGACTGAGTCGGTTCCGTATGCTCTTCACGGTCTTTGCTGAAC CTCCATGTTTGGCCAACACGTTTTTCTGCCACAGCAACATGTGTATCAACAACACTCTGGTTTGTAATGGCGTTCAGAACTGTGTGTTCCCCTGGGATGAAAACAACTGCAAAG AAAAGAAGTCTAAAGGTTTTTTTCTGCAAATGAGCAAAACTCATGTTACTGTCATCGGAATTGCCTCTGGTGTGGTCTGTCTCCTCCTTATCATATCTGTAGTTATACAGATGAAGCAGCCGAGAAAGAAG GTTTTGAATCGTAAGAGTTTGTTCGGTGCCACAGAGATGCTGGAGGTGCTGGAGCCGCCTCAGTACGAGCTGTTCTCCATGCGGGAAGCCGAGCTGCCGGAGGAGCTGACGGAGGAGCTGGAGAGCCTGCAGAAACTCCGGCGGTCTTCCAGCACATCCCGCTGCGTCCATGAGCATCACTGTGGCATGCAGGGCAACACCTCCATAAGAGCGCATAATCTTTTGCAGGCTTCTGAGGAGCTGAGTGGGGTTGTAGGAGCCAGAGGCTGGGGCAGTTTACACGGACGCAGGAGCAGCTCACTCGCGCACGCTTTCACGCGCGGTCCGCACACGCATGCTTACAGCGCACAGAGCCTGGGTGAGGCACTAGAGGACAGGGAGATGAGTCTGCAAGGCCGGATGATGGAGGAGATTGGGTACAGTGATGGTTACAACCGTGGAGGTCGTGTCATTATGGTGCGTAACCATGCCAACCCTGTTCAGCAGCGCTCCCTATCTATGGACTTCTGA